A portion of the Rhizoctonia solani chromosome 6, complete sequence genome contains these proteins:
- a CDS encoding Retrotransposable element Tf2 protein, protein MATRSRSTACPQSPLDQGELGPTLQATANESGSLKPEVYREISLSHAISLLLGLQNQVIRLERELEEIKEVNKEAQDWMGAVDQTLTRIAASNGPQPHTPEDRKPPAIKATPRPLSKADPLPAPSAPLVAWANPTKPPITFAQPTPVRAPPRVQTPAPPLPIRLRSPVASLPAAPVAAYQAPVKVDHPNAYTGKIGNESRQWLTRMMAWVRLNQRMFPTDQEVLLFLLMNMKDTAGAWAHPHLDQLGSHRAIIQTVEDFRREFLAAFGNPDATRAAERQITHLTQTGTCAEYITKFRTIAMDLDWNNAALRGQFARGLHWEVSRLIATCERRPATLLELQNAALVIDNALREERASHPPKGSKSGTSSSPNRGASTGQQATRPGRLSSNPNFVSKEEQNRRRAKGLCICYNLLTYTIGLAQFFRYF, encoded by the coding sequence atggcaacccgttcccggagcaccgcttgtccccaatcccctcttgatcaaggagagttgggacccactcttcagGCAACCGCCAATGAGTCAGGGAGCCTCAAACCAGAGGTCTACAGGGAAATATCCCTCAGCCATgcaatctccctcctcctgggattgcaaaaccaagtcatccggCTTGAGCGGGAACTTgaggaaatcaaggaagtcaacaaggaagcccaagactggatgggagcagttgACCAAACCCTCACTCGCATTGCGGCTAGCAAtgggccccagccccacacaccagaagaccggaaaccaccggcaatcaaagccacgcccaggcccctatcCAAAGCcgaccctcttccagcgcctagtgcgcccctcgttgcctgggccaaccctACCAAACCTCCCAtcacctttgcccaaccaaccCCTGTCCGGGCCCCCCCAAGAGTCCAAACTCCTGctccacctttgcctatcaGACTCCGCTCCCCCGTTGCCTCTCTACCAGCGGCTCCAGTAGCCGCATACCAAGCCCCCGTCAAGGTGGATCACCCCAATGCCTACACGGGGAAGATTGGTAATGAGTCACgacaatggctcacaagaaTGATGGCATGGGTCCGCCTTAACCAGCGCATGTTCccaacggatcaggaggtGCTTTTGTTCCttctaatgaacatgaaggacacagcaggagcatgggctcacccccaccttgaccaactagggtcccacagggccatcatccaaacggttgaGGATTTCAGGAGGGAGTTcctggctgcatttgggaacccggacgccacaagggccgcggaacggcaaatcacccacctcactcagacaggcacctgtgctgagtatatcacaaaattcaggaccattgccatggacctggattggaacaacgccgccctccgtgggcaatttgcacgtggcctccactgggaagtaagccgcctcattgccacCTGTGAGCGACGCCCAGCCACCCTCCtagagctgcagaacgcggccctggtcatcgacaacgccctccgtgaggagcgtgccagccacccgcctaagggtagtaagtctggaacttcctcctcccccaataggggggcaagtaccggccaacaggccacaagaccaggacgCCTCTCTAGCAATCCTAattttgtctccaaggaggaacaaaaccGCCGCCGGGCCAAAGGCCTATGCatctgttacaacctcctaacatataccattggactcgcacaatttttccgatatttttag
- a CDS encoding Retrotransposable element Tf2 protein — MEPEPTLSALLEAITALTTQVGSLQDQVKSQGKQIIQLIAICKETNDIVGDKDQGGAQTKPGPLTGPVTPPTHSGGETHTPGTVRPGLKAPFRPSRGTGFDSKEEEEPRRTPKKEPMGTPKRSLSSLTPFDSGSSVKRPKMELPDPYKGDTRGRKATQWLDRMMLWVALHRDQFDEEEQMVVWILYHMTNKAADWALPLIGAIIKGEGNPPTTITALTAKFKEAFADPDAKRAAARKIAALTQTSTTSEYVTKFRNLMAELDWNTEAYIAQFTRGLHWKVKELLSTKDNVPNDDLEAIFAALVKIDNTRRENKENRPKKALSKSPVTATTSTSTTTRVRLSEDPNYVTPEERDRRRASGLCVKCGQKGHRIKQCPNGWKATIKEVAKPPTPEKDFVDNLVEFVSVGLDSNKKPLLFIDLHVQNSQAEPIKTLIDSGATLNFISPLIVEKYKIPKTQLENPRVVRMLDGTISQTGRIWHQVQLAVSANGHSHHIPFLVCPIGNTPAILGMTWLTLESPLIDWQQGHITFPDQAHIASEEEADTNPLADLPEQYHKFAKVFGKEEFKVLPPHREYDISIDLVPDAKLSPGPIYGMTDAKSKALKQHIKEELATGKIRPSTSSAGAPVMFVKKADGSLRLVVDYRKLNDVTHKNVYPLPRQDDLMAKLRHAKMFTKLDLRWGYNNVRIKEGDEWKTAFRTKYGLFEYLVMPFGLTNAPAAFQHFMNDLFRDLIDVTVVIYLDDILIFSEDPKDHSAHVREVLSRLMKNQLFCKLSKCHFHVTTVDYLGIVISPAGFSMDQKKIEAVTSWPTPKTVKQVQAFLGFVNYLRRFIPNFSSVARPLHNLTKKETPWTWGNLEETAFQELKVLVTKLPVLIHSNPELPYYLETDASGVAMGAILSQRGPDNRLHPIAYMSKSFSGAEGNYDTHDKELLAIIKALEEWRIFLEATDKPVQVFTDHRNLEYWMQARTFNQRHARWRVFLSDFNFEIHYCPGKQSGKPDALSRRSDYVDIPQEPEVMLPSEVFANTSEEELEIVTEVRSKLREDPSLEPIIQFLTEDANNAPPSIRKAYRDYDWEEDLLWYRGKLVVPDNEPLKERLLREFHDSPLAGHPGQQRTLELLSRNYWWPGMKSTAKEWVECCPVCQANRRTHAPVISLKPLEVPPFPFHTISYDFITGFPRSNGHDAILVVIDSFSKFGHFIPTSKKVTAKGLADLFVSHVWKMHGLPVKTISDRGTTFTGKFLRALYQRLGVKPSFSSAYHPESDGQTERVNQFIEFYLRSYVAADHLDWASWLPLAEYAYNNAKHSATGKTPFELVFGRNPVMNPSNIPANVPEADHVADTLAREWKEAEAALRMSKERMARDKGTIPEYSIGEKVWLDGKNVELRTNSNKLDPKRLGPFEVLEKVSSHVYRLKLPETLKIHDVFYVGLLSRTYKSPSQPFPERPPPETIEGEEEYEVEQIIDAKRQRGKWFYLIKWKGYGPEDNSWEPEELLEHSQEEIQRFNKSRLKKARDSAKSL, encoded by the exons atggaaccggagccaacccttagcgctctcctcgaggctatcacagccctcaccactcaagttgggtccctccaggaccaagtcaagtctcAAGGCAAACAAATCATCCAGCTTattgccatatgcaaggagaccaacgacatcgttggagacaaggatcagggcggagcccaaaccaagcctggcccattgactgggcctgttaccccccctacccactcaggaggggaaacccacactccaggcacggttaggcctgggctcaaggccccatttaGGCCATCAAGAGGCACAGGATTtgactccaaggaagaagaggagccaagaagaacccccaaaaaagagcctatGGGAACGCCTAAACGCTCCCTTAgttccctcacccccttcgacTCCGGGTCCTCAGTAAaaaggcccaaaatggaattACCAGACCCCTACAAaggagacaccaggggaagaaaggcCACTCAATGGCTCGATcggatgatgctctgggtagccCTTCatagggaccaatttgacgaggaagaacagatggtcgtgtggatactttaccacatgaccaACAAAGCAGCCGATTGGGCACTCCCCCTCATaggggccatcatcaagggcgagggtaacccgccaaccaccatcacggccttaacggccaagttcaaggaggcatttgccgaccctgatgccaagcGGGCGGCCGCCAGGAAAATAGCCGCGTTAACTCAGACCTCCActacgtctgagtacgtcaccaaattccgcaacctcatggcggaactcgactggaatactgaggcgtacattgcccagttcacgcgcggccttcactggaaggtaaaagaactcctgtccaccaaggacaacgtTCCCAACGATGACCTAGAGGCCATATTCGCCGCCttggtcaaaattgacaacacccGCCgagaaaacaaggagaaccgtcCCAAAAAGGCCCTCTCCAAGTCCCCAGTCACCGCgaccacctccacttccaccaccaccagggtccgcctatcagaagaccccaattATGTCACTCCGGAGGAACGGGATCGTCGCCGCGCATCAGGgctttgcgtcaagtgcggtcaaaagggTCACagaatcaaacagtgccccaacggctggaaagccacgatcaaggaggttgccaag cccccgactccTGAAAAGGACTTTGTAGATAATCTTGTAGAATTTGTTTCTGTTGGtctggattcaaataaaaaacctctATTATTCATCGATCTACACGTCCAAAATTCCCAGGCAGAACCCATCAAGACCCTCattgattcaggagccacattgaactttatctcccccttgattgtggaaaaatataaaatcccaaaaacccaactcgaaaatccacgagttgtgagaatgttagatggtactatatcccagactggtcgcatttggcaccaggttcaactcgcggtttcggccaatggccactcaCATCAcatccctttccttgtttgccccataggcaacaccccggctattctaggcatgacatggctcactttGGAATCTCCTttgattgactggcaacagggacatATTACATTCCCCGATCAGGCCCATATAGcatccgaggaagaagcagatacCAACCCATTGGCGGACCTCCCAGAACAATACCACAAATTtgccaaagtctttggcaaggAAGAGTTCAAAGTCCttcctccacatagggaataCGACATTTCCATTGACCTTGTCCCTGATGCCAAGCTCTCCCCTGGACCAATTTATGGTATGACAGACGCCAAGTCCAAGGCCCTCAAGCAACatatcaaggaagaactaGCCACAGGTAAAATTCGCCCCAGtacctcctcagcaggcgccccggttatgtttgtcaaaaaggcagatggctctCTCAGATTGGTAGTTGACTAtaggaagctgaatgacgtcacgcacaaaaacgtctacccactccccaggcaagatgacctcatggccaaattaagacatgccaagatgttcaccaaactggatctacgatggggttacaataatgtccggatcaaggaaggagatgagtggaagacggctttCAGAACTAAGTACGGGCTATTCGAATACCTAGTAATGCCTTTTGggcttaccaatgccccggccgctttccaacatttcatgaacgatctattcagggacctcatCGACGTCACTGTGGTTATCTATTTGGACgatatcttgatcttctcagaggaccccaaggaccattcagcccatgtcagggaggtcCTATCACGGCTAATGAAGAATCAGCTATTCTGTAAGCTCTCCAAGTGTCACTTCCATGTTACCACAGTAGATTACTTGGGCATTGTCATCTCCCCGGCGGGtttttccatggatcagaagaagatcgaggcagtcacgtcatggccaaCCCCCAAAACCGTCAAACAGGTTCAAGCATTCCTGGGATTTGTTAACTACCTCCGGCGCTTCATTCCTAACTTCAGCTCAGTAGCACGCCCTCTGCACAACCTTActaaaaaggaaaccccctggacATGGGGCAACCTAGAGGAAACAGCCTTTCAGGAGTTGAAggtccttgtcaccaagtTGCCGGTTCTTATCCACTCCAATCCAGAACTCCCCTATTACCTGGagacagacgcctcaggagtagccatgggagccattctCAGTCAACGGGGTCCAGATAACCGATTGCACCCAATCGCGTACATGTCTAAATCattctcaggggcagaaggCAACTACGACActcatgacaaggaacttctagccatcatcaaagctctggaggaatggcgtattttcctggaagctacAGACAAACCGGTTCAGGTATTTACAGATCACCGCAAccttgagtactggatgcaggcaagaacattcaatcaacggcatgctagatggcgcgtattcctgagcgacttcaattttgaaatacattattgcccaggaaagcaatcagggaagccggACGCCTTGTCCAGACGATCGGATTATGTTGACATcccccaagaaccagaagtcatgctgccatcagaggtctttgcaaacacgtcagaagaagagctggaaattGTTACAGAAGTACGCTCTAAGCTGAGAGAAGATCCCTCCCTGGAgcccatcatccaattctTGACCGAAGATGCCAATAACGCCCCACCATCAATAAGAAaggcttacagagactacgattgggaagaggatctCCTGTGGTATCGTGGGAAATTAGTGGTTCCAGACAATGAACCCCTGAAGGAAAGACTCCTCAGagaattccacgactcccccctagcaggacacccaggacaacaaagAACCCTTGAACTCTTGAGCCGgaattactggtggccaggaatgaagtctacagccaaagaatgggtagagTGTTGCCCTgtctgccaagccaaccgacgCACACATGCCCCGGTCATCTCCCTgaaacccctagaagtccctccatttcccttccacaccatctcatACGACTTTATTACGGGTTTCCCCAGATCAAACGGACACGATGCAATCCTAGTAGTCATTGATTCCTTTTCCAAGTTCgggcacttcatcccaacctcaaagaaggtcacagccaagggtcTGGCGGATCTATTTGTCAGTCATGTATGGAAGATGCACGGGTTACCAGTCAAGACTATCTCGGATAGGGGCACCACtttcacaggaaaattccttAGGGCCCTCTACCAAAGATTGGGAGTCAAGCCATCCTTTTCATCAGCTTACCATCCGGAGTCAGACGggcaaacagaaagggtaaaccagttcattgagttttaCCTAAGATCATACGTTGCAGCAGATCACTTGGATTGGGCTTCCTGGCTACCACTAGCAGAAtatgcctacaacaacgccaagcaCTCCGCCACAGGAAAAACACCCTTCGAGTTGGTTTTTGGGCGAAACCCCGTCATGAACCCGTCCAACATCCCAGCAAATGTACCAGAAGCCGACCATGTGGCAGATACCCTTGCAcgagaatggaaagaagcagaagcagccctcagaatgagcaaggaacgTATGGCAAGGGATAAAGGAACAATCCCTGAATACTCAATCggggaaaaagtctggctagatggaaagaACGTAGAACTCAGGACGAATTCCAACAAGTTAGACCCCAAGCGATTAGGCCCCTTTGAGGTATTAGAAAAGGTATCCAGTCACGTGTACCGCCTCAAACTACCGGAAACCCTCAAAATCCACGACGTATTTTATGTGGGGTTATTATCCAGGACATACAAATCCCCCAGTCAGCCGTTCCCAGAAAGGCCCCCTCCTGAGACaatagaaggagaagaggaatatgaagtggaacaaatcattgacgccaaaagacaacggggtaaatggttttacctaatcaaatggaaaggatacggtccggaagacaattcctgggaaccagaggaactCCTAGAACACAGTCaagaggagatccaacgcttcaacaagtcacgactgaaaaaggctcgtgactccgccaagagcctttaa
- a CDS encoding Retrotransposable element Tf2 protein — MLNGLSPQAGKIWKKAHLTFLFDGKCMTETFLICNTGSHAAILGIKWLEAHNPKINWNSRTLSFPCTPPEHAAIAEEEEADKNPLEGIPSNMTDAKSSTLKDWLRDKLKAGKICPSKSSISSPVMFVPKKDGSCWLVVDYRRLNSWTKKNVYPLPCPDDLMAQLRGAKIFTKLDLRWGYNNVRVKEGNKWKTAFRTKYGLYKSLVMTFGLTNAPASFQHFMNKLFKDLLDVCVIIYLDDILIYSKDDATHTQHVHEVLRRLMANQLFCKASKCTFHVTLVEYLGIIVSDKGFSLDKLKIRAVQEWPTPTKVKEVQSFLGFANFLCRFVANFSHIARPLHNLVKKDTPWKWDTREQEAFQGLKDAITNAPVLCHADPTKPYFLETDASGAALGSILSQRQEDGRLHPLGFLSESFKGAELNYNTHDKELLAIIRSFEYWRIFLEGTLHPVTVFTNHRNLEYWKESRTFNRCHARWHLLLARYNFHIVYRPGKQSGKPDALSRQSDHANIPPEPQTMLPDPVFANVALITPKKELQRQIKASLDQDKSLEEILQFLQNESKAPPSIKQAFKDYQMEAGLLFYQGRIVVPDTGTLQTDLLRIFHNSPLAGHPGRQQTLELVSRNYYWPGIRADTYWHVDSCKICQQIRKPKYAPIPPQPLELPSRPWQHISYNMIVNLPKDGAYDSILVIVDSFTKYVILVECSKRLKAPKLADLFLQHVWKKYGMPEKTISDQGRVFNNKFLKALYKQLGIDPHFSSAYHPQSNGQTERVNPTVEHFLRAYSGNNQRDWVKWLPMAEFAYNNAEPSLTPSNVPTNVPKADDIASQMELQWREIEAALWQSKTRMTAGETGEPISFEEGEEAWLDARNVKLKTLSPKLTEQRLGPFKITKKISDQAYCLELPPSMKIHNIFYVGLLSKVKRDNKRAFENRPPLVTVDGEEEYKVEGITDMENRNGKWFFRVKWKGYGSEENTWEPRENLKNAEKILKKFEKEMKEKALGAAKALRGGAVS, encoded by the exons atgctcaatgggttgagtccccaggctggaaagatttggaagaaggcccacctaaccttcctatttgatggtaaatgcatgacggaaaccttcctgatttgtaATACTGGGTcacacgccgccatcttaggAATCAAATGGCTAGAGGCTCATAACCCCAAGATCAATTGGAATTcccgcaccctctccttcccttgCACCCCACCGGAACATGCGGCTAttgccgaggaagaagaagcagacaagaacccccttgaaggaatcccctccaa catgactgatgccaaatcctccacactcaaggattggctcagggacaaactcaaggcggGGAAGATTTGCCCCAGCAAATCGTcaatcagttcccctgtcatgtttgtacccaaaaaggatggatcCTGTTGGCTTGTagttgactaccgccgcctcaatagttggacaaagaagaacgtGTACCCGTTACCTTgcccagatgacctcatggcccagctccgtggtgccaagatcttcaccaagctagacctgagatggggttacaacaatgtccgcgttaaggagggcaacaaatggaaaactgcgtTCCGCACTAAATATGGCCTGTACAAGtcccttgtcatgacctttggcttaaccaacgcccctgcctcattccaacacttcatgaacaaattaTTCAAGGacctattggatgtatgcgtcatcatttatcttgatgacatcctaatttactcaaaggatgatgCAACCCACACCcaacatgttcatgaggtctTACGGCGGTTAATGGccaaccaattgttctgcaaggcgtcAAAATGCACGTTCCATGTCACATTGGTGGAATACTTGGGAATTATTGTGTCAGACAAAGGTTTTAGtctggacaagctcaagattcGGGCAGTTCAGGAATGGCCCACACCtaccaaggtcaaggaagtgCAGtccttcctagggtttgctAATTTCCTCTGccgttttgttgccaacttcagccacatagCCAGACCGTTGCATAATTTGGTAAAAAAGGACacgccttggaaatgggataccaGAGAACAAGAAGCTTTTCAGGGACTCAAGGATGCTatcacaaacgcccccgTACTTTGCCATGCTGACCCCACCAAGCCTTacttcctagaaacagaTGCCTCCGGCGCGGCACTGGGTTCCATATTGAGtcaacgccaggaagacggccgcctACACCCCCTAGGGTttctgtcagaatcattcaaaggcgCGGAACTGAATTACAATACgcatgacaaggaattactggcaatcatccgctcctttgaatactggcgtatcttcttagAAGGAACCTTACACCCCGTCACTGTGTTCACCAATCACcgcaacttggaatactggaaggagtcccgtACATTCAACCGCTgccatgccagatggcaTCTGCTGCTAGCCAGATATAACTTCCATATTGTATACCGCCCAGGTAAACAGTCCGGCAAACCGGATGCCCTATCACGCCAATCAGATCACGCCAACATCCCGCCAGAGCCACAGACCATGCTACCGGACCCTGTATTTGCTAACGTGGCCCTAATTacacccaaaaaagagctGCAACGCCAGATCAAAGCATCCTTAGATCAGGacaaatccctggaggaaatactccAATTCCTACAGAATGAGTCAAAGGCCCCACCTTCCATCAAACAAGCTTTCAAAGACTACCAAATGGAGGCAGGCTTACTCTTCTATCAGGGAAGGATTGTGGTACCAGATACCGGGACTCTACAGACAGACCTACTCCGCAtattccacaacagccctcTGGCCGGGCACCCAGGTAGACAACAAACATTGGAATTAGTCTCTAGgaactactattggcccgGAATCCGCGCAGATACTTACTGGCACGTAGACTCTTGCAAAATTTGCCAACAAATCCGCAAACCAAAGTACGCCCCCATTCCTCCGCAACCGTTAGAACTGCCATCCCGCCCCTGGCAACACAtatcctacaacatgattgtCAATCTACCCAAGGACGGAGCTTACGACTCTAtactggtcattgtggacagTTTCACCAAATACGTAATACTGGTGGAATGTTCTAAAAGGTTAAAAGCTCCCAAATTGGCAGATCTCTTCCTGCAACATGTCTGGAAAAAATACGGAATGCCTGAAAAGACAATATCCGATcaaggaagggtcttcaataacaaattcctcaaAGCGTTGTACAAACAATTagggatagacccccacttctcctcagcctatcACCCGCAGAgcaatggacaaacagaacggGTAAACCCCACGGTCGAGCACTTCCTAAGGGCTTATTCAGGGAAtaaccaaagggactgggtcaaatggttacctatggcggaatttgcgtACAATAACGCA GAACCCTCACTTACACCAAGCAATGTCCCTACCAACGTCCCCAAGGCGGATGACATAGCCTCCCAGATGGAATtgcaatggcgggaaatagaggcaGCGCTCTGGCAATCAAAAACACGCATGACAGccggagaaacaggagaaccaaTCAGTTTtgaagaaggggaagaggcctggctagacgccaggAATGTGAAGCTAAaaaccctgagtcccaagctaacggaacaacggcTAGGACCCTTCAAAATAACCAAAAAGATCTCCGACCAAGCATATTGCCTGGAACTCCCACCATCCATGAAAATCCATAACATTTTCTATGTGGGATTGCTGTCAAAGGTGAAAAGGGACAATAAACGCGCGTTTGAAAACCGGCCGCCCCTGGTCACTGTGGacggggaggaagaatacaaagtagaaggaatcacggacatggaaaataggaatggaaagtggttttttagggttaaatggaaaggctatgggtcagaggagaatacctgggaaccaagggaaaacctcaaaaacgccgaaaaaatcctgaaaaaattcgaaaaggaaatgaaggaaaaggcccttggcgccgccaaggcccttagagggggggcagtgtcgtag